The following are encoded together in the Paraburkholderia dioscoreae genome:
- a CDS encoding DUF5983 family protein, whose protein sequence is MNAPANVLVSFPDRTDADFDGLSYLENELSNHGIAATLRALDDAEAGHLQRGAALLAVVRDAVRLMPLGTAKRAEWLQRASDALAGTPETASIPTIGTAHLSRQTLDLLEREGDSIPWCYCGPYEFGFFVSVPTAETIAIMRPCEPPPDDLGDLWAWARGEGFQWVRLDSDADHVPNLPVFEHP, encoded by the coding sequence ATGAATGCACCCGCAAATGTTCTGGTCAGCTTTCCCGACCGTACAGACGCCGATTTTGACGGCCTGTCGTACCTTGAAAACGAGCTTTCCAATCACGGCATCGCGGCGACGTTGCGCGCACTGGATGACGCTGAAGCAGGGCACCTGCAACGCGGCGCCGCGCTTCTGGCTGTCGTGCGCGACGCGGTTCGACTGATGCCGCTGGGAACCGCGAAGCGCGCCGAGTGGCTTCAGCGCGCATCGGACGCTTTGGCGGGCACACCAGAGACCGCCTCGATCCCGACGATTGGCACCGCCCACCTATCGCGCCAGACGCTCGACCTACTCGAAAGAGAGGGCGATTCGATCCCGTGGTGTTATTGCGGCCCGTATGAATTTGGCTTCTTTGTCTCTGTGCCGACTGCGGAAACGATCGCCATCATGCGGCCGTGCGAGCCACCGCCGGACGACCTCGGCGACCTGTGGGCGTGGGCACGCGGCGAAGGTTTTCAGTGGGTCAGGCTCGATTCGGACGCCGATCATGTCCCGAACCTACCTGTATTTGAGCATCCTTAA